In one Massilia endophytica genomic region, the following are encoded:
- a CDS encoding PAS domain S-box protein, producing the protein MGTALRPPRLLRLAALTLLAWDMQALAADKVAVQLKWTHQFQFAGYYAAQDKGFYRAAGLDVTLLEAEPDSDPVQAVLDGHAQYGTGNSSLLLRRAQGQPVVALAPIFQHSPLALFTRHDSGGTLPRPGSRVMLALGDDEIRAYLRKQNVRLQDLKLLPHSNLDEDLIGGRVDAMTGYVTEAPFVLERAGFRFDMQTARSAGIDFYGDVLYTTENELRSHPERVRAMREATLKGWRYAMAHPGEIVDLILARYPSRHTREQLMFEAQQTAPLLAQDVADLGSSSPIRWRAIADTYASLGMMPSGFPLQGFLYEEPERGPLWVWLAAGTLGALLLAFAAWRLRRMSFALRGAEQRLDDAERFASFALEGSGEGLWDWQPQKTELKLSPRYGEILGYADGELRPADVGQWLGHVHPDDRSRLVQEMARVEAPEAEKEHFLWEFRMRCRDGSWKWVLARGMVIARDAEGRPLRISGTMADIADRSQADEARVAAILDAMPGAMLAAESSGRVRYANAACADCFGYQPEEMKGLSMELLVPDVMRSVPGGLRELFSRPRLPGRVLTARRSDGKHFPAMVHIAPIQLAGQQLSVVSLRDMTRRQRSDEALHTSSERYRLIVQTAAEGIWMTDAEDRTTFVNPTMARMLGYEPETMLGRPMSDFMDEESRALLKRQHHQRRPGQAEQGDARFYRKDRSSLWCLLSTTLVYADNGAYAGTLAMITDITDRRLAEVALRNSSQRMASVFNAVTNGLVVLNGEGTVLECNAAASRMLGNSAASGASLWPGVHEDGRPFAPEEHPVRRALHSGESVRDVVMGVETADSGMCWLSVNAEPMSDEYGAATMAVASLTDITYRKRSEDAVRRGEQRLQEIIKMMPIGLFLKDAESRMILMNPASEQQFGYRFEDLENGVYAHKHPPEEMARFRQRDLEAFACGALIDFEESLWNPSLQQLRHLRTFKKPVFDENGTPAYLICMSIDITESKQAERALRELNDHLEERVAQRTEQLDQAKQIAEEASLAKGQFLANMSHEIRTPMNGVIGMAYLALKTELDPRQRDYLEKIRFAGEHLLRIIDDILDISKIEAGKLEIEQLDFAMDHVMQTLTTVVAPKAAGKGLLMEFDIDPTLPAVLRGDPLRIGQVLINYANNAIKFSEEGSIVVRVVNVISDEQHCLVRFEVSDHGIGLSESEIGKLFQSFQQADTSTTREYGGTGLGLAICKQLAQLMGGEVGVRSAPGAGSTFWFTAQLGISERTVPDVIKQVGDAAAALADSARNTAALATLQDARILLVEDNTFNQQIALEMLEEAGCVVCLANNGVEALDLLRQASFDCVLMDVQMPLMDGLEATRRIRNDARLANQRVLAMTATATSDDRARCIEAGMDDFISKPIQPALMVQTIARWLPERTPRAAEARPRTAAAFPTLAGDPEVIDLTVLAQLLGYHPDKIRKFAFKFLQSTEQAFSDMEDALQAGDIQQVRELGHRVKAAARTVGALGLGDLCQRLEKLPASSQEEEAAMARALVARLWPLLARITEQIMANTTFASED; encoded by the coding sequence ATGGGAACTGCCCTGCGACCGCCCCGCCTGCTGCGTCTTGCCGCGCTCACGCTGCTGGCCTGGGACATGCAGGCCCTTGCGGCCGACAAGGTCGCCGTGCAGCTGAAATGGACGCACCAGTTCCAGTTCGCAGGCTATTACGCCGCCCAGGACAAGGGCTTCTACCGCGCCGCGGGCCTCGACGTGACACTGCTCGAGGCGGAGCCGGACAGCGATCCGGTGCAGGCGGTGCTGGACGGCCACGCCCAGTACGGCACCGGCAACAGCAGCCTGCTGCTGCGCCGCGCCCAAGGCCAGCCCGTGGTGGCGCTGGCGCCCATCTTCCAGCATTCGCCTCTGGCCCTCTTCACCCGGCACGACTCCGGCGGCACGCTGCCGCGCCCCGGCAGCCGCGTGATGCTGGCCCTGGGCGACGACGAGATCCGCGCCTACCTGCGCAAGCAGAACGTGCGCCTGCAGGACCTGAAGCTGTTGCCGCACTCGAACCTGGATGAAGACCTGATCGGCGGCCGCGTCGACGCCATGACGGGCTACGTCACCGAAGCGCCCTTCGTGCTGGAACGCGCGGGCTTCCGCTTCGACATGCAGACCGCCCGCTCGGCCGGCATCGATTTCTACGGCGACGTGCTGTATACCACCGAGAACGAGCTGCGCAGCCACCCCGAACGCGTGCGCGCCATGCGCGAAGCCACGCTGAAGGGCTGGCGCTACGCCATGGCCCATCCCGGCGAGATCGTGGACCTGATCCTGGCTCGCTACCCCAGCCGCCATACGCGCGAGCAGCTGATGTTCGAGGCCCAGCAGACCGCGCCCCTGCTGGCGCAGGACGTAGCGGATCTGGGCAGCAGCAGTCCCATACGCTGGCGCGCCATCGCCGACACCTACGCCTCCCTGGGCATGATGCCCTCCGGCTTTCCGCTCCAGGGTTTCCTGTACGAAGAGCCCGAGCGCGGCCCGCTGTGGGTCTGGCTGGCGGCAGGCACGCTGGGTGCGCTGCTGCTGGCCTTCGCCGCCTGGCGCCTGCGCCGCATGTCCTTTGCACTGCGCGGCGCGGAGCAGCGCCTGGACGACGCGGAGCGCTTCGCCAGCTTCGCCCTCGAAGGATCGGGCGAAGGGCTGTGGGACTGGCAGCCGCAGAAGACAGAGCTCAAGCTCTCGCCGCGCTACGGCGAAATCCTGGGCTACGCGGATGGCGAATTGCGCCCCGCGGACGTGGGCCAGTGGCTGGGCCACGTGCACCCCGACGACCGTTCCCGCCTGGTGCAGGAAATGGCGCGCGTCGAGGCGCCGGAAGCGGAAAAGGAACACTTCCTCTGGGAGTTCCGCATGCGCTGCCGCGACGGCAGCTGGAAGTGGGTGCTGGCGCGCGGCATGGTGATCGCGCGCGACGCCGAAGGCCGTCCGCTGCGCATCAGCGGCACCATGGCCGATATCGCCGACCGCAGCCAGGCCGACGAGGCGCGCGTGGCCGCCATCCTCGATGCAATGCCCGGCGCCATGCTGGCGGCCGAAAGCAGCGGGCGCGTACGCTATGCGAACGCCGCCTGCGCCGACTGCTTCGGCTACCAGCCGGAGGAGATGAAGGGCCTTTCCATGGAACTGCTGGTGCCGGACGTGATGCGCAGCGTGCCGGGCGGGCTGCGCGAGCTGTTCTCGCGTCCCCGCCTGCCGGGCCGCGTGCTGACGGCGCGCCGCAGCGACGGCAAGCATTTCCCGGCCATGGTGCATATCGCGCCGATCCAGCTGGCAGGCCAGCAGCTCTCCGTGGTGTCCCTGCGCGACATGACCCGCCGCCAGCGCAGCGACGAAGCCCTGCACACGAGCTCCGAGCGCTACCGCCTGATCGTGCAGACGGCGGCCGAAGGCATCTGGATGACGGATGCGGAAGACCGCACCACCTTTGTCAACCCCACCATGGCGCGCATGCTGGGCTACGAGCCCGAGACCATGCTGGGCCGCCCCATGAGCGATTTCATGGACGAGGAAAGCCGCGCCCTGCTCAAGCGCCAGCACCACCAGCGGCGCCCCGGCCAGGCGGAACAGGGCGACGCCCGCTTCTACCGCAAGGACCGTTCCTCGCTCTGGTGCCTGCTCTCCACCACCCTGGTGTACGCGGACAACGGCGCTTACGCGGGCACGCTGGCCATGATCACGGACATCACGGACCGCCGCCTGGCCGAAGTGGCGCTGCGCAATTCCAGCCAGCGCATGGCCTCCGTCTTCAATGCCGTCACCAACGGCCTGGTGGTACTGAACGGCGAGGGCACTGTCCTCGAATGCAATGCGGCCGCCAGCCGCATGCTGGGCAATTCGGCTGCCAGCGGGGCCTCTCTCTGGCCCGGCGTGCACGAGGATGGCCGTCCCTTCGCCCCCGAAGAACATCCGGTGCGGCGCGCCCTGCACAGCGGCGAATCGGTGCGGGACGTGGTCATGGGCGTGGAAACCGCCGACAGCGGCATGTGCTGGCTCTCCGTGAACGCGGAGCCCATGAGCGACGAATACGGCGCCGCCACCATGGCCGTGGCCAGCCTCACCGACATCACCTACCGCAAGCGCAGCGAAGACGCGGTGCGGCGCGGCGAGCAGCGCCTGCAGGAAATCATCAAGATGATGCCCATCGGCCTGTTCCTGAAGGACGCCGAAAGCCGCATGATCCTGATGAACCCCGCCAGCGAGCAGCAGTTCGGCTACCGCTTCGAGGACCTGGAGAACGGCGTCTACGCCCACAAGCATCCACCCGAGGAGATGGCGCGCTTCCGCCAGCGCGACCTGGAGGCCTTTGCCTGCGGCGCCCTCATCGACTTCGAGGAATCGCTGTGGAACCCTTCGCTGCAGCAGCTGCGCCACCTGCGCACCTTCAAAAAGCCTGTGTTCGACGAGAACGGCACGCCCGCCTACCTGATCTGCATGTCCATCGATATCACGGAGAGCAAACAGGCCGAACGCGCCCTGCGCGAACTGAACGACCACCTGGAAGAGCGCGTGGCCCAGCGCACCGAACAGCTCGACCAGGCCAAGCAGATCGCCGAGGAGGCCAGCCTGGCCAAGGGCCAGTTCCTCGCCAATATGAGCCACGAAATCCGCACGCCGATGAACGGCGTGATCGGCATGGCCTACCTGGCGCTGAAGACCGAGCTCGATCCGCGCCAGCGCGACTACCTTGAAAAGATCCGCTTCGCGGGCGAACACCTGCTGCGCATCATCGACGACATTCTCGACATCTCGAAGATCGAGGCCGGCAAGCTGGAAATCGAGCAGCTGGACTTCGCCATGGACCACGTGATGCAGACCCTCACCACCGTGGTCGCCCCCAAGGCAGCGGGCAAGGGCCTGCTGATGGAGTTCGACATCGACCCGACGCTGCCCGCCGTGCTGCGCGGCGACCCGCTGCGCATCGGCCAGGTGCTGATCAACTATGCCAACAACGCCATCAAGTTCAGCGAGGAAGGCAGCATCGTAGTGCGGGTGGTGAACGTGATATCGGACGAGCAGCACTGCCTGGTGCGCTTCGAGGTGAGCGACCATGGCATCGGCCTGTCGGAAAGCGAGATCGGGAAGCTGTTCCAGTCCTTCCAGCAGGCCGACACGTCCACCACCCGCGAATACGGCGGCACGGGCCTGGGCCTGGCCATCTGCAAGCAGCTGGCGCAGCTGATGGGCGGCGAAGTGGGCGTGCGCAGCGCCCCCGGCGCGGGCAGCACCTTCTGGTTCACGGCGCAGCTGGGCATCTCCGAACGCACCGTGCCGGACGTGATCAAGCAGGTGGGCGATGCCGCGGCGGCCCTGGCCGACAGCGCGCGCAACACGGCGGCCCTGGCCACCCTGCAGGACGCGCGCATCCTGCTGGTGGAGGACAACACCTTCAACCAGCAGATCGCCCTCGAAATGCTGGAGGAGGCGGGCTGCGTGGTCTGCCTCGCCAACAACGGCGTGGAAGCCCTGGACCTGCTGCGCCAGGCCAGCTTCGACTGCGTGCTGATGGACGTGCAGATGCCGCTGATGGACGGCCTGGAAGCCACACGCCGCATCCGCAACGACGCCCGCCTGGCCAACCAGCGCGTGCTGGCCATGACAGCCACCGCCACCAGCGACGACCGCGCGCGCTGCATCGAGGCGGGCATGGACGATTTCATCTCCAAGCCGATCCAGCCCGCGCTCATGGTGCAGACCATCGCCCGCTGGCTGCCCGAGCGCACGCCGCGCGCCGCCGAGGCCCGTCCGCGCACGGCGGCCGCCTTCCCCACCCTGGCGGGCGACCCGGAAGTGATCGACCTGACGGTGCTGGCCCAGCTGCTGGGCTACCACCCGGACAAGATCCGCAAGTTCGCCTTCAAGTTCCTGCAAAGCACCGAGCAGGCCTTCAGCGACATGGAGGACGCCCTGCAGGCGGGCGACATCCAGCAGGTGCGCGAACTGGGGCACCGGGTCAAGGCCGCCGCCCGCACCGTGGGCGCCCTGGGCCTGGGCGACCTGTGCCAGCGCCTGGAAAAGCTGCCCGCCTCCAGCCAGGAGGAAGAGGCGGCCATGGCGCGCGCCCTGGTGGCCCGCCTCTGGCCCCTGCTGGCCCGCATCACGGAGCAGATCATGGCCAACACCACTTTCGCGAGCGAGGACTGA
- the trxA gene encoding thioredoxin TrxA, whose translation MSDNIKHITDASFEADVLKADRPVLVDFWAEWCGPCKSIAPILEEVAKEYDGKLTIAKLDVDSNQAVPGKFGIRGIPTLILFKNGVPAAQKVGAMAKGQLTSFIDSNI comes from the coding sequence ATGAGCGACAATATCAAACACATTACCGACGCATCGTTTGAAGCGGACGTGCTGAAGGCCGACCGCCCGGTGCTGGTCGATTTCTGGGCCGAATGGTGCGGCCCTTGCAAGAGCATCGCCCCGATCCTGGAAGAAGTGGCCAAGGAATACGATGGCAAGCTGACCATCGCCAAGCTGGACGTCGATTCGAACCAGGCCGTGCCGGGCAAATTCGGCATCCGTGGCATTCCGACCCTGATCCTGTTCAAAAATGGTGTTCCTGCGGCACAAAAAGTGGGCGCCATGGCGAAAGGACAGCTGACCTCTTTTATTGACAGCAATATTTGA
- the rho gene encoding transcription termination factor Rho, with protein sequence MHLSELKALHVSALLEMAIGLDIDNAARLRKQELMFAILKKRAKSGEQIFGDGALEVLPDGFGFLRSPDASYMASTDDIYISPSQIRRFNLHTGDSIEGEVRTPKDGERYFALVKVDKVNGESPEASKHRILFENLTPLHPQEPLRLEREMNGAENITGRIIDLIAPIGKGQRGLLVASPKSGKSVMLQHIAHAITANHPDVTLIVLLIDERPEEVTEMQRSVRGEVVASTFDEPATRHVQVAEMVMEKAKRLVEMKKDVVILLDSITRLARAYNTVIPASGKVLTGGVDANALQRPKRFFGAARNVEEGGSLTIVATALIETGSRMDDVIYEEFKGTGNMEVHLERRLAEKRVYPSINLNKSGTRREELLIKPDQLQKIWILRKLLYSMDEIEAMEFILDKMRATKTNTEFFDMMRRGG encoded by the coding sequence ATGCATCTATCTGAACTCAAGGCCTTACACGTTTCCGCATTGCTGGAAATGGCCATCGGTCTCGATATCGACAACGCCGCGCGCCTGCGCAAGCAGGAGCTGATGTTCGCCATCCTGAAGAAGCGCGCCAAATCGGGCGAGCAGATCTTCGGCGACGGCGCCCTCGAAGTGCTGCCTGACGGCTTCGGCTTCCTGCGCTCGCCGGACGCCAGCTACATGGCCTCCACCGACGATATCTACATCTCCCCTTCCCAGATCCGCCGCTTCAACCTGCACACGGGCGATTCGATCGAGGGCGAGGTGCGCACCCCGAAGGACGGCGAACGCTATTTCGCCCTGGTGAAGGTAGACAAGGTCAACGGCGAATCGCCGGAGGCCTCGAAGCACCGCATCCTGTTTGAGAACCTGACGCCGCTGCACCCGCAGGAACCCCTGCGCCTGGAGCGCGAGATGAACGGCGCCGAGAACATCACCGGCCGCATCATCGACCTGATCGCCCCCATCGGCAAAGGCCAGCGCGGCCTGCTGGTGGCCTCGCCGAAGTCCGGCAAGTCCGTGATGCTGCAGCACATTGCGCACGCCATCACCGCCAACCACCCCGACGTGACCCTGATCGTGCTGCTGATCGACGAACGTCCGGAAGAGGTGACGGAGATGCAGCGCTCGGTGCGCGGCGAAGTGGTGGCCTCCACCTTCGACGAACCGGCCACCCGCCACGTGCAGGTCGCCGAGATGGTGATGGAAAAGGCCAAGCGCCTGGTCGAAATGAAGAAGGACGTGGTGATCCTGCTGGACTCCATCACCCGCCTGGCGCGCGCCTACAACACCGTGATCCCGGCCTCGGGCAAGGTGCTGACCGGCGGCGTGGACGCCAACGCCCTGCAGCGTCCGAAGCGCTTCTTCGGCGCGGCGCGCAACGTGGAAGAAGGCGGCTCGCTGACCATCGTGGCCACGGCGCTGATCGAAACCGGCTCGCGCATGGACGACGTGATCTATGAGGAATTCAAGGGCACCGGCAATATGGAGGTGCACCTGGAGCGCCGCCTGGCCGAGAAGCGCGTCTACCCGTCGATCAACCTGAACAAGTCCGGCACCCGCCGCGAGGAGCTGCTGATCAAGCCGGACCAGCTGCAGAAGATCTGGATCCTGCGCAAGCTGCTGTACTCGATGGACGAAATCGAGGCGATGGAGTTCATCCTCGACAAGATGCGCGCCACGAAGACCAACACCGAGTTCTTCGACATGATGCGCCGCGGCGGCTAA
- a CDS encoding type B 50S ribosomal protein L31, with amino-acid sequence MKADTHPEYREVLFHDLSCDFKFLTRSTIQTRESATYEGKEYPLVKIEVSSESHPFFTGQHKIVDTAGRVEKFRQKFGKVGSKTAVAAG; translated from the coding sequence ATGAAAGCTGATACCCATCCAGAATACCGCGAAGTCCTGTTCCACGACCTGTCCTGCGACTTCAAGTTCCTGACCCGTTCCACGATCCAGACCCGTGAATCCGCCACCTACGAAGGCAAGGAATACCCGCTGGTGAAGATCGAGGTTTCCTCGGAATCCCACCCCTTCTTTACTGGCCAGCACAAGATCGTCGACACCGCCGGCCGCGTGGAAAAATTCCGCCAGAAGTTCGGCAAAGTCGGTTCCAAGACCGCCGTCGCTGCAGGCTAA